A single genomic interval of Persephonella atlantica harbors:
- a CDS encoding ATP synthase subunit I has product MSLKVLFYFPLFVLGVVAGFFYFTHLFKSVSSFGTDKGKVLRSMMLRLPIPVVAVLLGSLAGIGGIISVLVGFTVFQIYFLVKVGSQLKKEVEEEAERLSQEENTENK; this is encoded by the coding sequence ATGTCCCTGAAGGTTCTTTTTTATTTTCCCCTTTTTGTTTTAGGAGTTGTGGCAGGATTTTTTTACTTTACCCATCTGTTTAAAAGTGTCAGCAGTTTTGGAACAGACAAAGGTAAAGTTCTCAGGAGTATGATGCTTAGACTTCCTATTCCTGTTGTGGCAGTTCTGCTGGGAAGCCTTGCAGGCATTGGGGGGATAATATCTGTTCTGGTAGGTTTTACAGTTTTCCAGATTTATTTTTTAGTCAAGGTGGGAAGCCAGCTAAAAAAAGAGGTTGAAGAAGAGGCAGAAAGGCTCTCTCAGGAAGAAAACACAGAGAATAAATAA
- a CDS encoding TraR/DksA family transcriptional regulator, translated as MDREKMMEFRRLLLEKKKQILDRYLKQEETMKKLIDEGITIPEDLEDYARIDYTEIVLGELEDIEIEILREIDKALERMKEGSYGYCEVCGKPIEEERLKAIPWTILCTEHAEEAEKNRDFTDRRYKEYFDRISPSKPPATKEEHEL; from the coding sequence ATGGACAGGGAAAAGATGATGGAATTTAGAAGACTGCTACTGGAGAAAAAGAAGCAGATTTTAGACAGGTACTTAAAGCAGGAAGAGACGATGAAAAAACTGATAGACGAAGGGATAACAATTCCTGAAGACCTTGAAGATTATGCAAGGATAGATTACACAGAGATTGTTTTAGGGGAGCTTGAAGACATAGAAATAGAAATACTGAGGGAGATAGACAAAGCCCTTGAGAGAATGAAAGAGGGAAGCTACGGATACTGTGAGGTATGTGGTAAGCCTATTGAGGAAGAAAGGCTGAAGGCTATCCCGTGGACAATACTGTGCACAGAGCACGCAGAAGAAGCAGAGAAAAACAGAGATTTTACAGACAGAAGATACAAAGAGTATTTTGACAGGATATCACCTTCTAAGCCACCTGCAACAAAAGAAGAACACGAGCTTTAA
- the gatA gene encoding Asp-tRNA(Asn)/Glu-tRNA(Gln) amidotransferase subunit GatA → MELWRKGLKELSDLIRKKEVKPSEVVESFYERTQKFEPEINSYVTNLMEEALEEAQEKDKQLTQIEEIPELFGIPIAIKDNISTKGIKTTCSSKILENYIPPFDATVIKKLKEKGYIITGKTNLDEFAMGSSTENSAFFPTKNPWDTERVPGGSSGGSAAAVGAGIVPAALGSDTGGSIRQPAAFCGVVGLKPTYGRVSRYGLVAFASSLDQIGPITRTVEDAAVLMNIISGKDPKDSTSASEEVPDFLSFIGRDIKGLKIGLPEEFFVEGLDSQIKEMVLGSIKQLEKEGAEVIEISMPTTKYAIEAYYIIAPSEASSNLARYDGVRYGYRTPEYSDLEEMYSKTRDEGFGAEVKRRIMLGTYSLSSGYYDAYYLKAQKVRTLIYQDFMKAFEKVDVIITPTTPDVAFKIGEKVSDPLQMYLSDIFTVSVNMAGVPGISIPCGFKEGLPVGMQIIGKPFDEGTVLQVAHYYEKMNDFYKRFPGE, encoded by the coding sequence ATGGAGCTGTGGAGAAAAGGACTGAAAGAGCTTTCAGACCTGATAAGGAAAAAAGAGGTGAAACCTTCAGAAGTAGTGGAATCTTTTTACGAAAGAACTCAGAAGTTTGAGCCAGAGATAAACAGTTATGTAACAAACCTTATGGAAGAAGCGTTAGAAGAAGCACAGGAAAAAGATAAACAGCTAACACAGATAGAGGAGATACCTGAGCTTTTTGGTATTCCCATAGCAATAAAAGACAACATATCCACAAAGGGAATAAAAACTACATGCTCTTCAAAAATCCTTGAAAATTATATTCCCCCTTTTGATGCAACAGTTATAAAAAAACTGAAAGAAAAGGGATACATCATAACAGGTAAGACAAACCTTGATGAGTTTGCAATGGGTTCATCAACAGAAAACTCTGCATTTTTCCCTACAAAAAATCCATGGGATACAGAGAGGGTTCCGGGAGGTTCTTCTGGTGGTTCAGCAGCAGCTGTTGGAGCTGGGATAGTTCCTGCAGCTTTAGGTTCTGATACAGGAGGTTCAATAAGACAGCCTGCTGCATTCTGTGGTGTAGTAGGACTGAAACCTACTTACGGCAGAGTTTCAAGGTATGGTCTTGTGGCATTTGCCTCATCACTTGACCAGATTGGCCCTATCACAAGAACAGTAGAAGATGCAGCAGTTCTTATGAACATTATATCTGGAAAAGACCCAAAAGATTCAACATCTGCAAGTGAGGAAGTTCCTGACTTTCTCTCTTTTATTGGTAGAGACATAAAAGGTCTAAAGATAGGTCTGCCTGAAGAGTTTTTCGTTGAGGGTTTAGACAGCCAGATAAAAGAGATGGTGCTCGGCAGTATTAAACAGTTAGAAAAGGAAGGAGCTGAAGTTATAGAAATATCCATGCCAACAACAAAGTATGCCATTGAGGCTTACTACATCATTGCTCCATCTGAAGCATCATCTAACCTTGCAAGATACGACGGTGTGAGATATGGATACAGAACACCTGAATACTCAGACCTTGAGGAAATGTATTCAAAAACGAGGGATGAAGGATTTGGAGCTGAGGTTAAAAGAAGAATAATGCTGGGAACATACTCCCTCTCTTCAGGTTACTACGATGCCTACTATCTGAAAGCTCAGAAAGTGAGAACACTGATATATCAGGATTTTATGAAGGCCTTTGAAAAGGTTGATGTTATTATTACGCCAACAACTCCTGATGTTGCTTTCAAAATTGGAGAAAAAGTAAGCGACCCCTTACAGATGTATCTGTCTGACATATTCACTGTTTCTGTTAACATGGCAGGCGTTCCCGGTATAAGCATCCCCTGTGGATTTAAAGAAGGTCTTCCTGTTGGAATGCAGATTATTGGTAAGCCTTTTGATGAGGGTACAGTTCTGCAGGTGGCACACTATTACGAAAAGATGAACGACTTTTATAAGAGATTTCCCGGGGAGTGA
- a CDS encoding methyl-accepting chemotaxis protein translates to MSLRKKFILRLFLILLIILVFTISINAFSFRSYGVHNAERAGKIIAQLVRDGLTAHMLTGTMDKRDYFLNQIKKIEEVDQLWVVRGEPVVKQFGEGSKYEKPKDQLDINALKTGKIQKELVENVNSVKYRITIPYIAEDTGEINCMMCHAVSKGEVLGAVSVVMDISDIRSYALSTTKLILLGSAFVLFLSGFYMYRFVGKYVNTFERLKEAMSKAIRGDFSARIETTLKDEAGDTVKEFNSFMGKLHRNFSEIKRVMDALANADLSVRINTEMEGEFENLRQNINKSIDALSITLGMTIEGFSRIIEQLKEVSKQIMEVSEDLEYENRNIHQIKNSIVEISEKISSISENASLLKEIGDKVRANIEEGEKNIEELKESINRLNEAGENINQAIGSIIDIASQTNMLALNAAIEAARAGEAGRGFAVVADEVRKLAETTSDFAKKVQDMVEEIFNNITKASKSVEKTDNGYITMSKNYSKMSELLTQITDNIKYQNESIKQMSENLQNVTQISEKTTQKNESIKEEIVQLSEIAEEVKEEVNKFKLKGE, encoded by the coding sequence ATGAGTCTCAGGAAAAAGTTTATACTTAGACTTTTCCTTATATTATTAATCATACTTGTCTTTACCATATCAATAAATGCCTTCAGCTTCCGTAGTTACGGAGTTCACAATGCAGAAAGAGCAGGGAAAATCATAGCTCAACTTGTAAGAGATGGACTGACAGCTCATATGTTGACAGGAACTATGGACAAAAGGGATTACTTCCTGAATCAGATAAAAAAAATTGAAGAGGTTGACCAGCTGTGGGTAGTAAGAGGAGAACCTGTAGTTAAACAGTTTGGAGAAGGTAGTAAATATGAGAAACCAAAAGACCAGTTAGATATAAATGCTCTGAAGACAGGAAAAATTCAGAAAGAGCTGGTAGAAAATGTAAACTCTGTAAAATACAGGATAACAATCCCCTACATAGCGGAAGACACAGGAGAAATAAACTGTATGATGTGCCACGCAGTTTCTAAAGGAGAGGTTTTGGGAGCTGTGAGTGTTGTTATGGATATATCGGATATAAGGTCTTATGCGTTAAGTACGACAAAACTAATACTTCTGGGTTCTGCTTTTGTTCTTTTTCTCTCAGGATTTTATATGTACAGATTCGTTGGAAAGTACGTGAATACATTTGAAAGACTGAAAGAGGCGATGTCGAAAGCAATCAGAGGAGATTTTTCTGCAAGGATAGAAACAACTCTTAAAGATGAAGCAGGGGATACAGTGAAAGAGTTTAACTCGTTTATGGGAAAACTCCACAGAAATTTCTCTGAAATAAAAAGGGTTATGGATGCTCTTGCTAATGCTGACCTTTCTGTAAGAATAAATACTGAAATGGAAGGAGAGTTTGAGAACCTCAGACAGAATATAAATAAGAGTATTGATGCCCTCTCAATAACCCTTGGCATGACCATAGAAGGATTTTCCAGAATAATAGAACAGTTAAAAGAGGTATCAAAACAGATTATGGAAGTTTCAGAAGATCTTGAGTATGAAAACAGGAACATACATCAGATTAAGAACTCCATTGTGGAGATTTCTGAAAAGATAAGCTCCATATCAGAAAATGCATCACTGCTGAAGGAGATAGGTGATAAAGTCAGGGCAAACATTGAGGAAGGGGAGAAAAATATAGAAGAACTGAAAGAATCAATAAACAGACTGAACGAAGCTGGGGAGAATATAAATCAGGCTATAGGAAGCATAATAGACATAGCAAGTCAGACAAACATGCTCGCACTCAATGCAGCGATAGAAGCAGCAAGAGCTGGAGAAGCGGGAAGAGGTTTTGCTGTTGTTGCAGATGAGGTGAGAAAACTTGCAGAAACAACCTCAGATTTTGCAAAAAAGGTACAGGATATGGTTGAGGAAATTTTTAATAATATCACAAAAGCCTCAAAATCTGTAGAGAAAACAGACAATGGTTACATAACAATGTCCAAAAACTACAGTAAGATGTCTGAGCTTCTCACACAGATAACAGATAACATAAAGTATCAGAATGAGTCTATAAAGCAGATGTCAGAAAACCTGCAGAATGTAACACAGATATCAGAAAAAACAACACAGAAAAACGAAAGCATAAAAGAAGAGATAGTTCAGCTGTCAGAGATAGCTGAAGAGGTAAAAGAGGAAGTAAACAAATTTAAATTAAAAGGGGAGTAA
- a CDS encoding ABC transporter permease, translated as MILLHKVFLYIAVIVRIFREYRLRSALSVLGVGFGTFALISMVSISNSLQEKSRQEVEKFGKNLVVVKAGKVRVFRRSSRSITSAKTLKISDALAIKQHIDHVKTVLPSFQISYPIRKEGTTIFSTIIGVGKEYPQVRNIKVMKGRFYSEKEEKSGEKVIVLGYKIAKDFFGNEEPVGKTLLIFRVPCRVIGVMEEKGTDVSGEDQDSLIYTPLKTAMRRLANVDYINTIYVQVDSREKINYVKNKIRKLLRKRHHIKPGEKEDFTVLSPDDYLRMEKEALHIFSLLGGVSATISFIIGGIGILSIMILIVNERIEEIGIRRAVGAKKSDILLQFLLEANLIALSGSVGGVLAGSIFSFAVFHLFSLPAMLSLEWVFFSFLLSFITGALSGIYPAYRASTVKPIQALRRI; from the coding sequence ATGATACTGCTTCATAAAGTGTTTCTTTATATTGCTGTAATAGTCCGGATATTCAGAGAGTACAGATTGAGGTCTGCCCTTTCTGTCTTAGGTGTAGGATTTGGTACTTTTGCTCTTATTTCTATGGTATCTATATCTAACTCTCTGCAGGAAAAAAGCAGGCAAGAGGTGGAAAAATTTGGGAAAAATCTTGTTGTAGTAAAAGCGGGAAAGGTCAGAGTATTCAGAAGAAGTTCCAGAAGCATAACATCTGCAAAAACATTAAAAATATCAGATGCGTTAGCAATAAAACAGCATATAGACCACGTAAAAACAGTTCTGCCGTCTTTCCAGATTTCTTATCCTATCAGAAAAGAGGGAACAACTATATTTTCCACGATAATAGGTGTTGGGAAAGAGTATCCACAAGTTAGGAATATAAAAGTTATGAAAGGACGCTTTTATTCAGAAAAAGAAGAAAAATCAGGCGAAAAGGTTATCGTTTTAGGATACAAGATAGCAAAAGATTTTTTTGGAAATGAGGAACCTGTAGGAAAAACTCTCCTGATATTCAGAGTTCCCTGCAGGGTAATAGGAGTGATGGAAGAAAAGGGAACTGACGTATCAGGAGAAGACCAGGACAGTTTGATATACACGCCCCTAAAGACAGCGATGAGAAGACTAGCAAATGTTGACTACATTAATACCATATATGTTCAGGTAGACAGTAGAGAAAAGATAAACTACGTAAAGAACAAAATCCGTAAGCTTTTGAGAAAAAGACACCACATAAAACCGGGAGAAAAGGAGGATTTTACTGTACTTTCTCCTGATGATTACCTCCGAATGGAAAAGGAAGCACTCCACATATTCAGTCTTCTTGGTGGTGTATCTGCAACAATATCGTTTATTATAGGAGGTATTGGAATACTCTCCATAATGATACTTATAGTAAACGAGAGAATAGAGGAGATAGGGATAAGAAGAGCTGTAGGTGCGAAAAAGTCAGACATTCTGCTTCAGTTTCTGCTTGAGGCAAATCTTATAGCATTATCTGGTAGTGTTGGGGGAGTCCTCGCAGGCAGTATATTTTCCTTTGCTGTATTTCATCTCTTTTCCCTTCCTGCTATGCTTTCACTGGAATGGGTATTTTTTTCATTTTTATTATCATTTATTACAGGAGCTTTATCCGGTATATATCCTGCATACAGAGCATCAACAGTAAAGCCTATACAGGCTTTAAGGAGAATTTAA
- a CDS encoding ABC transporter permease: MDRFLNFLKQSFVAVKAYKLRTFFSVLGIAFGVASLTVIVASVQGSYYRAYEIIDVFGPESILIFSGSREERGIRQRKKTLTMDDIQYLKKNIPQIKLIMPVLYVDDAQVYYRGNIVTTKVYGVSTQFEEAWNWYLIEGRLFNKDELRQKKNVCVIGIYIKKELFGSEDPIGKMVVVNKLPCKVLGVLSKRGTTPTGRNLDDRILMPYTTVMSKINHDFRYVNSIRIRFEKGSDVETLVEYVRYLLREKHKLYSDQPDDFFILSPKEIIRFLVNLTGTLVLFLGLSSVISLTVGGFVLANLFLLSVNERKKEIGIRRAVGGKKRDILLQFLMEGWIVSVVGAALGFILAVVGANILTHIAQFPIKFSPVAFFMAVLVSLIVGTVSVLNPALKAARLNPIEAIRE; encoded by the coding sequence ATGGATAGGTTCCTTAACTTTTTAAAACAGTCATTTGTTGCAGTAAAGGCCTACAAACTCAGGACATTTTTTTCTGTTCTGGGTATTGCCTTTGGTGTAGCTTCCCTTACAGTTATTGTTGCTTCTGTTCAGGGTTCTTATTACAGAGCGTACGAAATAATAGATGTTTTCGGCCCTGAAAGCATTCTTATATTTAGTGGTTCAAGGGAAGAAAGGGGAATAAGGCAGAGAAAAAAGACATTAACAATGGATGATATCCAGTACCTGAAAAAAAATATTCCCCAGATAAAACTGATTATGCCTGTTCTGTATGTTGATGATGCACAGGTATATTACAGGGGAAACATTGTAACAACAAAGGTTTACGGTGTCTCAACACAGTTTGAAGAAGCATGGAACTGGTATCTGATAGAGGGTAGGTTATTTAATAAAGATGAGCTAAGGCAGAAAAAGAATGTTTGTGTCATAGGTATTTACATAAAAAAAGAGCTTTTTGGCAGTGAAGATCCTATCGGTAAGATGGTTGTTGTGAATAAACTTCCCTGTAAAGTATTAGGCGTTCTGTCAAAGAGAGGAACAACTCCAACAGGAAGGAATCTTGACGATAGAATTCTTATGCCTTACACAACAGTTATGTCTAAAATAAACCATGACTTCAGATATGTAAACTCTATCAGGATAAGATTTGAAAAAGGCTCTGACGTGGAAACCCTTGTAGAGTATGTCAGATACCTTTTAAGGGAAAAACACAAGTTGTACTCAGACCAGCCAGACGACTTTTTTATCCTTTCCCCTAAAGAGATTATAAGATTTTTAGTTAACCTGACAGGAACCCTCGTTCTGTTTTTAGGTCTTTCTTCTGTGATTTCACTTACTGTTGGAGGTTTTGTTCTCGCAAATCTATTTTTGCTGTCAGTGAATGAAAGGAAAAAAGAGATAGGAATTAGAAGGGCTGTTGGTGGAAAAAAAAGGGACATTCTGCTTCAGTTTTTAATGGAGGGATGGATTGTATCTGTTGTTGGTGCTGCTTTAGGTTTTATTCTGGCTGTTGTGGGAGCAAACATCCTTACGCATATTGCTCAGTTTCCTATAAAGTTTTCTCCTGTTGCATTTTTTATGGCAGTTTTAGTTTCTCTGATAGTTGGGACAGTTTCTGTTCTTAATCCAGCCTTAAAGGCTGCAAGACTTAATCCTATAGAGGCTATAAGAGAATGA
- a CDS encoding energy transducer TonB: MDLYFPNKSYLNKKVLIISLLFGFVVNLIFLAFFEFYTTSVAPVKKREIKVRYIPVKKTVKKKSLAHRKVQKKKVLKGNRKKVPPPTGKKISKSPVVPALTPVLPEVESLPEKDLTLPEKEVDLGEFSDIPVETGKIKEFRASSMGEFNPSFGTELSKIDRGAEGTAVGRKLIYRPSPPIVKTNIPPPPVKVKLWINKDGTVYKVQLLETTGNKKIDRLIKNYVQSWKFNEISENQKQWAVTTIRFKASK, translated from the coding sequence ATGGACTTATATTTTCCAAACAAAAGCTACTTAAATAAGAAGGTACTTATTATTTCACTACTGTTTGGGTTTGTTGTCAACCTGATATTTCTTGCATTTTTTGAGTTTTACACAACATCTGTTGCTCCTGTAAAGAAGAGAGAGATTAAAGTCAGGTACATTCCTGTGAAAAAAACAGTAAAGAAAAAAAGTTTAGCTCACAGGAAGGTTCAGAAGAAAAAGGTGCTGAAAGGCAATCGCAAAAAGGTTCCCCCACCTACAGGTAAAAAGATTTCAAAATCTCCAGTAGTCCCTGCATTAACCCCTGTTCTTCCTGAGGTGGAATCCCTTCCTGAAAAGGATTTAACACTTCCAGAGAAAGAAGTAGATTTAGGAGAGTTTTCTGACATTCCTGTTGAAACGGGGAAGATTAAAGAGTTCAGAGCTTCCTCTATGGGTGAGTTTAACCCTTCCTTTGGAACGGAACTGTCAAAAATTGATAGAGGAGCAGAAGGAACAGCTGTTGGTAGGAAACTGATATACAGGCCTTCTCCACCTATTGTGAAAACCAACATTCCCCCACCACCTGTGAAGGTAAAACTGTGGATTAATAAAGATGGTACTGTTTATAAGGTTCAGCTTTTGGAAACTACGGGAAATAAAAAGATTGACCGTTTGATAAAGAATTACGTTCAGAGCTGGAAGTTTAACGAGATAAGCGAGAATCAGAAGCAGTGGGCTGTAACAACTATTAGATTTAAAGCGTCAAAATAG
- a CDS encoding NAD(P)H-dependent glycerol-3-phosphate dehydrogenase: MFFKSISVIGSGSWGTALAQVFSEKFEQVFLWGRSEEVVSNINEKRENIKYLKGIKLRENIHASTDLKKVFRESDIIVVAVPTQHIRDVLKDIDFPVDKPVISASKGIEIDTLKLISDVIFETLKIDRKLIFALSGPSFAKEVALGLPTAVTLGGEISIGEKLQMALNTQSFRLYLNEDITGVQIGGAVKNVIAIATGASDGLGLGNNARAGLITRGLYEMTKVAKIFGGKPQTLYGLSGMGDLVLTATGELSRNRKFGFLIGKGLSVEKALEEVGQVVEGVKTVKALKKLMEKNDVELPISEVVYRVVYEGFSPKEAVKILMSRQPKKELL, from the coding sequence ATGTTTTTTAAAAGTATATCAGTAATTGGAAGTGGTAGCTGGGGAACAGCTTTAGCTCAGGTTTTCTCAGAAAAGTTTGAACAGGTTTTTCTGTGGGGAAGGTCTGAAGAGGTTGTTAGTAACATAAATGAAAAAAGGGAAAACATAAAATATCTTAAAGGCATAAAGCTAAGGGAAAACATACATGCTTCAACAGACCTTAAAAAAGTTTTTAGAGAAAGTGATATTATTGTTGTTGCCGTTCCTACACAGCATATAAGAGATGTACTGAAAGATATAGACTTCCCTGTAGATAAACCGGTTATATCAGCATCAAAAGGCATTGAGATAGATACTTTAAAGCTTATTTCTGATGTTATTTTTGAAACCCTGAAGATAGACAGAAAGCTAATATTTGCATTATCAGGACCTTCCTTTGCAAAGGAAGTTGCTCTGGGTCTTCCTACTGCGGTGACTCTTGGTGGAGAGATTTCCATTGGAGAGAAGCTACAGATGGCTCTCAACACCCAGAGTTTCAGGCTGTATCTGAACGAAGACATAACAGGTGTTCAGATTGGAGGGGCTGTCAAGAACGTTATTGCAATTGCTACAGGTGCGAGTGATGGATTGGGACTTGGGAATAACGCAAGGGCTGGTCTTATAACAAGGGGACTGTATGAGATGACAAAGGTTGCAAAGATTTTTGGAGGAAAACCTCAGACACTTTACGGATTATCTGGAATGGGAGACCTCGTTTTAACAGCAACAGGAGAGCTTTCAAGGAACAGAAAGTTTGGCTTTTTGATTGGAAAGGGACTGTCTGTTGAAAAGGCTTTAGAGGAAGTAGGGCAGGTTGTTGAAGGTGTAAAGACAGTTAAGGCTCTGAAAAAACTGATGGAAAAAAATGATGTTGAACTTCCAATATCTGAAGTTGTTTACAGGGTTGTGTATGAAGGTTTTTCTCCTAAGGAAGCAGTAAAAATTCTTATGAGCAGGCAGCCTAAAAAAGAGCTTTTATGA
- a CDS encoding ROK family protein encodes MSVLGIDIGGTFIKFCGKAGKSIKKGKVQTEKSVDSILYEIKRIVKNFHPKALGIGIAGLYDKKSEKLTNSPNIPFVEGLPLKEILQKEFNIPVIVENDASAAAFGEYSYGAGKNSKILVCLTLGTGLGGGLVIEGNLISGVSGSAMEIGHTTVNFDGWHCHCGRRGCLEAYVSSYGLERIYFMLTDQKLSSTEIITLANEGKTEAMKAIDEFSEYLSTGLMNILHTFNPDTVVIGGGIPQHYPAVIDLAVSRLKEKAFSLPFRDCQIKKAELGEFSGAFGAMALSERLYR; translated from the coding sequence ATGAGTGTTTTAGGTATTGATATTGGGGGAACATTTATAAAATTCTGCGGAAAAGCAGGAAAAAGTATAAAAAAAGGAAAAGTCCAGACAGAAAAAAGTGTTGACAGTATTCTGTATGAGATAAAAAGAATTGTAAAAAACTTTCATCCAAAAGCTTTGGGGATAGGTATTGCAGGACTTTATGACAAAAAATCAGAAAAACTGACTAACTCCCCTAATATACCTTTTGTTGAAGGTCTGCCCCTAAAAGAGATTTTACAAAAAGAGTTTAACATTCCTGTTATTGTTGAAAACGACGCATCAGCTGCAGCATTTGGTGAGTACAGCTATGGGGCAGGCAAAAACAGTAAAATTCTTGTCTGTCTCACACTGGGAACAGGTCTTGGAGGGGGCCTTGTGATAGAAGGAAACCTTATCAGTGGTGTTTCCGGCAGTGCTATGGAGATTGGGCATACAACAGTTAACTTTGATGGGTGGCACTGCCACTGTGGAAGAAGAGGCTGTCTGGAGGCATATGTATCTTCTTATGGTCTTGAAAGGATATACTTTATGCTCACAGACCAGAAACTTTCCTCAACAGAGATTATAACCCTTGCCAATGAAGGAAAAACAGAGGCAATGAAAGCCATAGATGAGTTTTCAGAATATCTTTCAACAGGTCTGATGAACATTCTGCACACATTCAATCCCGACACAGTTGTTATAGGAGGAGGAATTCCTCAGCATTATCCTGCCGTTATAGATCTTGCTGTTTCACGTCTTAAAGAAAAGGCATTCTCCCTTCCATTTAGAGATTGCCAGATAAAAAAAGCTGAGCTTGGAGAATTTAGCGGAGCATTCGGAGCTATGGCTCTATCTGAGAGGTTATACAGGTGA
- a CDS encoding type 1 glutamine amidotransferase domain-containing protein: MDSKKVAVLLEEFVEDVEFIYPFYRLKEEGYVVDVLAPRIGEFKGKKGLLFHSSHRVDPEMADQYICVFIPGGYAPDRFRRDKETIEFIRQMYAKGKIVAAICHGPWALISAGIVKGKRITGFFSIKDDIQNAGAIYTGKPVEIDGNIITATDPKAMPEMMKILTSILREKG, from the coding sequence ATGGATAGTAAAAAAGTTGCGGTGCTTTTAGAAGAGTTTGTGGAAGATGTGGAGTTTATATACCCGTTTTATAGACTAAAAGAAGAAGGATATGTTGTTGATGTTCTGGCTCCCCGCATTGGAGAGTTTAAAGGTAAAAAAGGTTTACTTTTCCACTCTTCTCACCGTGTAGACCCAGAGATGGCAGACCAGTACATATGTGTATTCATTCCAGGAGGATATGCTCCTGACAGATTTAGAAGGGATAAAGAGACTATTGAGTTCATAAGACAGATGTATGCCAAAGGTAAAATTGTTGCTGCCATTTGTCACGGACCATGGGCTTTGATATCGGCAGGAATAGTGAAAGGAAAGAGAATAACAGGATTTTTCTCCATAAAAGACGACATCCAAAATGCAGGAGCTATATATACAGGAAAGCCGGTGGAAATTGACGGAAACATTATAACAGCAACAGACCCAAAAGCTATGCCAGAGATGATGAAAATTTTGACCTCTATACTAAGGGAAAAAGGATGA